Sequence from the Prunus persica cultivar Lovell chromosome G5, Prunus_persica_NCBIv2, whole genome shotgun sequence genome:
ctctctctctctctctctctcaaacacacacacacacacacacatattcaACACAGAGTATCTCTGTTTGGAAATCTTTTTTGGCAGAGCTCCATTACACTTCTGATTTAAAGTAACCATGTTATTCAGCTGATAGCCATATTTCCCCTTGTTAACAGGGTTTCATGTTCTGTCTACAACAAATTGCGTGCATTTTTTCCATTGTTGCAATGATTGTTGGAAGTGAAGAAATCTCAGAGGCATCTCAGTTACTGAACTGTTTGGCTGACCTGGTGTATTGCacgtaagttcttttctttttcccattAAACATTCTCAGCGAACGTTGATCGGAAGTTACTGATTTTacatttgtcttttttttttcttttctttttctgtagGGTCTGTGCATGTATGCAGGTAAGCAAgtggctttttctttttcttcttatactTCACATTTTTAACACTCCCAAATCTTAAGCTAGAACAAAATTTAGATGAACTTCATTGTCAGCTGACTTCTGACTTGGGATATGCAGACCCAACACAAGATCGAAATGGACAAACGTGACGGCAAGTTTGGGCCACAACCTATGGCAGTGCCTCAATTCCAGCAGATGTCTCGCATTGATCAGCAAGTTCCTCCCTCAGTTGGGTATCCACCTCAACCGGCATATCCACCTCAGCCGGCGTATGGGCAACCTTATGGCTATCCACCTCCCCAGCAGGCTCAAGGCTATCCACCAGCTGGTTATCCTCCAAGTGGCTATCCACATTCTGGCCATTAACTCTAGGTGATTTTTGAGTTCGAATCACCATTTGTGGTGGCCTCTGTATTCAATTGTGTTACATGTTGTTGGTTTGCAAGTATTGTCACCGTGAAGTTCCAACTTGTGCATCGACCGTGGCTCTTCTTGGAGTTTACTTGCCAGATGGTTGACTGATACagttattttatgttttttggtGCTTTGCTTTTTCACCACCTTAAACTTGAACATTCAGAACCTTAATATACAGACGCGAGCTTCTTGTCCATCATTTACATTTTTCTCTTTCGCTTTATGGTTGTGTGGACTTGGGCGAGTATATGAAAATATCATTTCAGTTTATTTCTAACATGCGGTAATCAAACAACGAGTTTGGTAATTCTAGTGGTTAAGAATAGTTACTAATATGCATGAGAAAAGCGTGGCATTGGAGTTGTTGGATTACTAAATACCCAatgtatttaaatttaatttaacagCTTCAATATTACTCATGCTATAAAATACTGAAGGCTTTGGGAATTTGAGATCAATACTTCATCAAACAGTAAGCTAACGTGTTTAATACCCAGCCTAATTTTGCAACAATttaatatgtttttatttctgaTTACAACCGATGAGATCGAACTCTTGACCTAACGTATTTTTTTCCACCCACCCTCATAACTTAGGGTTATTATGAAGTAGACCAACACAGAGCCCACGACTAAGTCCGAACCAACTCTAATGAGCTTATTATGATGTAGGACTATGTGTTTCCATTTTCATGACTTATACAATTCTGCAGGACtatgtatattatattcaaGTGATACAATAACGACATGTCTAACCTCAATAATGAAACAACCCTTAAATCCAACTAACCCACCAACCCATATAAATCTTGTACCTTCACGATGAGGTAAGGTAACACCCAAATCTCCGTTATTAACCCAACTAATTTTAGTACTAAGCATGTTTGATGCATCCACCCAACCCAACCATCCATTTCTATCCTTTTAGCTCATGCATTACGTTTAATCTTAATCTCTGAACTACCCTTGACGTTGTGGCATCGTGACCCTTTGCTTCTCTTTGTCTCAACCACAGCCCCGAAATTATCTTAAACTATAGTAGTAGTAGtctaaattaatgaaaaattctCCAATAactatttaataattttgtcACACGGCGGCGAATGTGTTTTTGATTATATTCGCTTTTTGactattttcatatatttcaaATGTTTGCGTGTTGATTTCGTTTTCAAGTTGTCAACTTATCATACTAGTTTTCGTGTGGGCTTTctctttcaaaaaataaaataaaataaataaaataccacGTATAAACTTGAACCAGACGTTTATGTATTCTGTATGCAAATGGGGTATATGATTGAACCATTTTGTACGGATTCGATGAAAGTGAAAAACATGTCAAACTAATTCAACCTATGAGCTtttgctattattataatattaatgttGGAGTAATGATGGAGACATCAAAacgaaatttaaaatttaaatctcAAATGATGCGacaatgttttatttttaaagttctAAGTTAGTGAttaaattttgagaaaaatttgaaaattgttatgtaatattttaaaataatttcttgcACTTTATTAGAGGAacacaaataattttattataaagagtTTTTCAAGATTAGAAGGGCGACTGATTGTAACATAtgcttatttttataataattatgaGGTTTTGGAATGTTCCTTTAGTTCTAGAATAAGGTATTTGAGCCAACGAGGTTTAACttagtgaaaaataattttgatttgcAGACCAGAAGTCTCAAATTTGAAACCTCATGGCATCATAGTTGtgtatgtgtgagaaatcACTCtcccttgtagtttagactatcgtttgtactccaaatatatatatatatatatttaaaaattggaGCATATTTTTCctcaacaattttattttgttgaagcAGATGCTCTATAAAATAGAAGCACTCTACAAGAGTATAAAAAATTCGCGGCGTGAACCAAAGATagggaaacaaaagaaagaaaaaaaaggggaatcTTGGACACCTCTTCAAATTGCTGGCATGGAATATCAACAATAACCctacacaaaataaaattaggaaAGTAAAGATATGGAAAtcgaaaaattagaaaaataaatatatacaaatcgtaaaattagaaaaataaagatatgCAAATTGAAGAAAGTGATGTTGCAATTTAGAATTGTACATATTTGTGGGGTTcatccaaagaaaaaataaagcgAAAGCCGAACGCGGTCTTTGAAAAAATGTACAAAAATTAGTTATGTCTAGAAGCATTAGGTATTtcttattaaaagaaaacataaagaGTATGTATCATGAGTTTAAGAATACCTAGTggggttttgttgtttgaAAATGATGCACAGGCGGTGGCTTTTCTCCATGCCCCATGGCTTATGAGTCAGTACAAATTCTTTCAATTCAATACTTTCATAAATCTCTCCAATAGTCAAATCTTCAATCACCTAATCATTTTAAGTCAAATTAGTGTATGGCTGTGAGGTAAACAACAGCTCACAATAGAATGCATACATGAGTTAGACCAGTTGACTAGAACAGCGAGTCTGTTTTTTTTACATCCAAGTTTGAATCATCGTCTccgtaaattagattaatttaataatatggATAAAATGAAACCTAATATGTTCATGCCGGCACAATTTGTGCAAGTTTATGAAAACCATTTTATAAATTATCTTGAGGCAGGCCGTCGATatacaaaaaagagaagattcccgagaaacagaaagaaaaagaaaaatgattccCGGAAACCTGgatatttctttttgggtgGAGACTAGAGATATAACCTTGAAGTCTGAAACTGATGATGATATCACAtgaatattaaaacaaaaattctccattttttttcgtATATAGTGACAAGTGTAGTTCAAATCCACCCACATCTAAAGCTGCATGGTTCTTCACccctttgttttcttgtttcctttttcaagtttttttgacacagttttctttttcaagttggcagagagagagagagagagagagagatcccATTTGATTTCAAGCCCATTTGAAAAGCTTGGAGGACTGCAAAGAAAACTTCCATGTCTTCCATGATCAGAATTTTGGCCAAAGTGAACCTACCAACTGACAATGTCACGctccatttcataataaaattaatgacTTAAAATATACATGCCAAACCCCAAACGAACCCTCACCAATTTTTATCACACACCaaccaaatcaattaaaacaacacatcaccaaaatcaaaatttaccCTTCTAGAATCTTAGTCACAACTATAAaagttttaaattaaaatttaaaaaaaaagaaaaaaaagaaactgtaCAAAACTATCTCATTGCATTGTACTCGATCCTCATTTCATTtcccatttttctttatcCAATAATTTCCTATATTTACACAATATTACATAAACTTcgtggtaaaaaaaatttaccacAAGCATTCGCGACAAGAATTCGACTCAATTAAATTTCGTAATGGAATTGTCGCTGTAGATGTCACCAGAGTTTGATTCTTGTTCTTCTCTCGCGGTTTTAGAGCTACAAATCTAAACCATTATCAGTATAGGGATAAAAATGGTCGTAAAAATCGGGGATCCCAGAAGCCGCCCAAAGCCTCTCATTGAAATCGCCCTGCATATCGTCCGATATGAACGGCGTACGACACAGCGGGCACGTCTTCTGGTCGTACCCGACCCACCGGTCCACGCACCCTTTGTGGAAGATGTGACGACAATTCGTGAGGCGTCGTATCTCGTCCTCGCTCTCGAACTCGTACAGGCAGACGGCGCACGACTCGGGCGGGTCGACCAGGTCCGAGAACTTGACGACGGgcaggatttcgcggatcagAACCGCCGACGCCGAGTGGAACTCGGGGAATGGGGCGGGCGGGTCGGCCCAGGCATTGTCTGGTTGGATGAAATCTTGGAGACCCAGTAAGGAGAAGAAGGTGGAGATGAGTTTTCGGATGAGAcccagaagagagagagtgtggaTGAAGAGCTTTGGGAGGAGGAGCTCTGTGTAGCCCACAGGAAAACCCATTATAGCTTTGAGCTTTGAGCTCGTGGAGCTTCTTATGGAGTGTGTTTTGCTTAATTCTCAGTGTTTTGTGGAgattttagagagagaaagagaggtagggagagagagagagacagaggatGTGGAgtgaggaagaggaagggTTATATAGAAGCCAAGCCATGGATGAGGAGGATTGAGAGAGTTGTGGTTGAATGACATTAATGGCCTCCAAGTTTGGGGAGAATTACAGAgccaaattgttttcacatttattttttgtacatACAGAAGACGTTAAAAAAGCTTTTGCCTCtccataattaattaatcatatTCTTACAAGGAAAAACAAGATTACAGTTGTTTACATGAGAAGATTCAAGAAGATGATGTTAAAACATATATAGACCCTGgtctttttaatttgattaaattaaaatataattaaactGGGTTTCACAAATCAACACAAGTAGGACTTGTttggttaataaattgtaaattgtaatttaagAACTTGTCAAAACATTTAACGCACACTCCACGTCCCGTGTTCGAATCCggttgttgaaattttggataaaCCTTTGATAATCATAATATATAGTATAACCAAACTAATGGGAGCCATTTTGTTTGAAAGTGCTAGAATTCTCCtccattttgtttggtttttcctCTCTCCCAAAATAATGGGAGCCAACAACTACTTTTAGTCTTATTAGGAATTAATTTTCTAATGAAGTGAATTAGTCGAAGGTAAATCTGCATAGAGAACTCCTGGAATATGAATAACGTGCCCTTTGAGTACAAGGAACAATGATCACAAAAAATCCTGCGATTTGAATGAGGCATGTCCATGAAACATTTGTCGTGGCCCCTAACTGATAAAAGAGATGTGAGAATGTTgtcagaaacaaacaatttattttgatgGGTTTCTTGACGGCAAAGTATCAGAGTCATCCATAGGGTTCATAGTTTGAAAGTGGATTTATCAAAGCGGAACTCACTTAAACTAGATTTATGCCAAAGATTATGTCCTCTTGAAAATGAAGTTAGTGAATATAGTTAAGCCAAATTTTCTTGGTTAATTAAGTTCTAGTAAAGCTATAACGTGGTAACAACTAAAATCTTTAACCTGGTTTGATGGTTAGTGAGGTATCTTAGTGAAAAAAATACGACAATATGATTAATTCATCCATTTCTGTACCGACATGTTATCAATACACGCCAACTTTGTTAAAATACCAAGCATCATACACATACAACAGTTTTGGTGCTGAAATGTCGTAAACATGAAGTGGGGCTAATACTAATAGTTGCATCCCTTAATTTAGAAGTCCCCTCAGAACAGGTTAGACATTAACAAATCAAATGAATAATTGGGGAATACATAACAGATGGTAAGTGTGATGAGTCTCATGACTAGCTATTGGTGATCAT
This genomic interval carries:
- the LOC18777613 gene encoding uncharacterized protein LOC18777613, with translation MPSQEYMDKMQGRQNYRNLWHSDLMSTIQADTPYCCFAAFCAPCASYLLRKRALYNDMSRYVCCAGYMPCSGRCGESKCPEFCLATEVFLCFGNSVASTRFLLQDEFNIQTTQCDNCIIGFMFCLQQIACIFSIVAMIVGSEEISEASQLLNCLADLVYCTVCACMQTQHKIEMDKRDGKFGPQPMAVPQFQQMSRIDQQVPPSVGYPPQPAYPPQPAYGQPYGYPPPQQAQGYPPAGYPPSGYPHSGH
- the LOC18776367 gene encoding E3 ubiquitin-protein ligase RHA1B, which codes for MGFPVGYTELLLPKLFIHTLSLLGLIRKLISTFFSLLGLQDFIQPDNAWADPPAPFPEFHSASAVLIREILPVVKFSDLVDPPESCAVCLYEFESEDEIRRLTNCRHIFHKGCVDRWVGYDQKTCPLCRTPFISDDMQGDFNERLWAASGIPDFYDHFYPYTDNGLDL